The following coding sequences lie in one Sesamum indicum cultivar Zhongzhi No. 13 linkage group LG9, S_indicum_v1.0, whole genome shotgun sequence genomic window:
- the LOC105170876 gene encoding uncharacterized protein LOC105170876, producing the protein MAKSSVRLKLLVDTQTKRVLFAEVGKDCVDFLFHMMSLPVATIISLLKYQGMEGSLTNLHGSIENLDASYIQPNKSKDTLLKPFVPAPDSSVPVLLLGDKPIEKKFYRCSCNNNITDNPRAICSNCGRAMTIVVAYVANPRVQETDDEGGFVKGVVTYMVMDNLEVKPMSTISSITLLNKFNVKEVGLVQEKVVNLGMYEAVILLKASLQSENVLTEVFLKSTWI; encoded by the exons ATGGCAAAATCGTCAGTTAGGCTGAAGCTCTTGGTTGATACACAAACCAAAAGGGTTCTATTTGCCGAGGTGGGCAAAGATTGTGTGGACTTCCTCTTTCACATGATGTCGTTGCCGGTGGCCACCATCATCAGTCTGCTGAAATACCAAGGAATGGAGGGCTCACTAACAAACCTGCATGGAAGCATAGAAAATCTGGATGCTTCCTATATACAACCGAACAAGAGCAAGGATACCCTCTTGAAACCATTTGTTCCAGCGCCTGATTCGTCTGTTCCTGTGCTACTGCTTGGTGATAAGCCAATTGAAAAGAAGTTCTATAGGTGTAGCTGCAACAATAACATCACCGATAACCCGCGGGCAATTTGTTCAAATTGCGGCCGTGCAATGACCATAGTTGTGGCATATGTGGCTAATCCTCGGGTGCAAGAAACGGATGATGAAGGTGGATTTGTGAAGGGGGTGGTGACTTATATGGTTATGGATAATTTGGAGGTGAAGCCCATGTCCACTATCTCAAGCATTACtttgctcaacaaatttaatgttaaGGAAGTGGGATTAGTGCAGGAAAAAGTGGTGAATTTGGGCATGTATGAG GCTGTGATACTGCTGAAGGCTTCTCTGCAGTCTGAGAATGTTCTGACTGAAGTCTTCCTCAAGAGCACTTGGATTTAG
- the LOC105170755 gene encoding protein NUCLEAR FUSION DEFECTIVE 4-like: protein MGEAPSVGRRSQLMSFAVHVIRGRWFSLFASFLIMAGAGATYLFGVYSNEIKATLGYDQTTLNLLGSFKDLGANVGVLSGLIAEVTPTWFLLLIGAAMNFAGYFMIWLAVTGKISRPAVWQMCIYICIGANSQNFANTGALVTSVKNFPVSRGIMLGLLKGFTGLSGAILTQIYLAVYGNDSKALILLIAWLPAALSVVFVYTIREMKVVRQTNELKIFYQFLYVSIVLALFIMVMTVVQKLVAFSQAAYAGSATVVCALLFLPLFIAIREEFTLWSQNKQPLLNPARITIDKPTGLLPGDSKPEREKPVGGSKMKSCFANIFKKPERGEDYTILQALLSTDMLILFLATFCGLGSSLTAVDNLGQIGESLGYPTKTIKSFVSLLSIWNYFGRVFSGFVSETLLAKYKFPRPLMMTIVLLLSCIGLILIAFPFQGSVYVASVIIGFSFGAQLPLLFAIISELFGLKYYSTLFNCGQLASPLGSYILNVKVTGPLYDREALRELAKKGMTRSSVKQLTCIGARCYRLAFLILASITFFGAISSLILVVRTQEFYRGDIYKKFGDEAEESETKNS from the coding sequence atGGGCGAGGCACCATCAGTCGGCAGGCGCAGCCAGCTGATGAGCTTCGCGGTACACGTAATTCGCGGCCGATGGTTCTCCCTCTTCGCCTCTTTCCTTATCATGGCTGGGGCTGGAGCAACTTACCTATTCGGAGTCTACTCCAACGAGATCAAGGCCACTCTCGGATACGATCAAACAACGCTAAATCTCCTAGGCTCCTTCAAGGATCTTGGCGCAAATGTCGGTGTCCTGTCAGGCCTGATCGCTGAGGTAACTCCAACTTGGTTCCTGCTGCTGATTGGCGCAGCCATGAACTTTGCAGGCTATTTCATGATATGGTTAGCTGTCACGGGCAAGATTTCCAGGCCGGCAGTCTGGCAGATGTGCATCTACATATGCATTGGTGCGAATTCTCAGAACTTTGCGAACACTGGCGCTCTTGTTACTTCTGTCAAGAACTTCCCTGTAAGCCGAGGGATCATGTTAGGCCTGTTGAAAGGGTTCACGGGGCTGAGTGGTGCAATCCTGACACAAATCTACTTGGCTGTATATGGGAATGATTCCAAGGCTCTTATTCTCCTGATTGCCTGGCTCCCAGCTGCTTTGTCTGTGGTGTTTGTTTATACAATTCGTGAAATGAAGGTCGTTCGGCAGACGAATGAGCTCAAGATATTTTACCAGTTCCTCTACGTTTCAATCGTGCTAGCGCTTTTTATCATGGTCATGACTGTAGTTCAGAAACTGGTGGCTTTCTCACAGGCAGCTTATGCAGGGAGTGCTACTGTAGTCTGTGCTTTGCTCTTCCTCCCTCTGTTTATAGCCATTAGAGAGGAGTTTACACTTTGGAGTCAAAACAAACAGCCCCTTTTAAATCCAGCTCGAATAACCATTGATAAACCGACAGGACTTTTGCCTGGGGACTCGAAACCTGAACGCGAAAAGCCGGTGGGGGGATCGAAAATGAAGTCATGTTTCGCaaacattttcaagaaaccAGAAAGGGGAGAGGACTACACTATTTTGCAAGCACTCTTGAGCACAGACATGCTGATTCTATTTCTTGCTACGTTCTGCGGTCTGGGCTCAAGCTTAACCGCCGTGGACAACCTGGGACAGATCGGAGAGTCACTAGGATACCCCACAAAGACTATAAAGTCATTTGTTTCACTTCTCAGCATATGGAACTACTTTGGTAGGGTTTTCTCAGGATTTGTGTCTGAAACTCTTCTGGCAAAGTACAAATTCCCGAGGCCACTCATGATGACAATAGTCCTCCTCCTCTCCTGCATTGGTCTTATCCTCATTGCATTCCCATTTCAGGGCTCAGTCTATGTTGCATCAGTGATCATTGGGTTCTCATTCGGAGCTCAGCTGCCTTTACTTTTCGCGATCATTTCTGAGCTTTTTGGGCTCAAATACTACTCCACATTGTTCAACTGTGGGCAGCTGGCTAGCCCACTTGGTTCTTACATACTGAATGTTAAGGTAACGGGACCGCTTTACGATAGAGAGGCGTTGAGGGAACTAGCCAAGAAGGGAATGACAAGGTCGTCGGTGAAGCAACTGACTTGCATCGGTGCACGATGTTATCGACTggcctttctaattttggCTTCGATAACATTCTTTGGAGCAATTAGTTCTCTGATTTTAGTCGTGAGGACGCAAGAATTCTATAGAGGGGATATCTATAAGAAGTTCGGGGATGAAGCCGAGGAGAGTGAGACAAAGAACAGTTAG
- the LOC105170877 gene encoding uncharacterized protein LOC105170877 isoform X2 encodes MANCRLLLLFILFILIAGFLSSLEERSCWLGKDCTDFLFHRFVSDTTIPVILGRLTIAAIRACPNCKLGTMTQLATNVSSPPISSDGFVKGAVTYMVMDDLSVKPLSTKSTISLLQKFNVRDVEEKVVSVGNDEAVKLLSCALQSKSVLTDLFFKGVN; translated from the exons ATGGCCAACTGTCGCTTGCTTctactttttatattgtttatcCTGATAGCAGGCTTTCTCTCTTCTTTAGAAGAAAG GTCCTGTTGGCTGGGCAAAGATTGTACGGACTTCCTCTTTCACAGGTTTGTTAGTGACACAACCATTCCAGTTATTCTCGGCAGGCTGACGATAGCAGCCATCAG AGCTTGTCCAAATTGCAAATTAGGCACAATGACACAGCTTGCGACAAATGTTTCTTCACCTCCAATAAGTAGTGATGGATTTGTGAAGGGGGCGGTGACTTACAtggtgatggatgatttgagtGTGAAGCCATTGTCCACCAAGTCCACTATTAGTTTGCTCCAAAAGTTCAATGTTAGGGATGTGGAGGAAAAAGTGGTGAGTGTGGGCAATGATGAG GCTGTGAAGCTGTTGAGTTGTGCTTTGCAGTCAAAGAGCGTTCTCACTGATCTCTTCTTCAAGGGTGTTAACTGA
- the LOC105170877 gene encoding uncharacterized protein LOC105170877 isoform X1: MAKSTISLNIFIDPQSKRVLYAEAGNDFIDFLVSILGQSVGTLIGRSRNPETAGSLASLYESINGLNESYFVQKHIKDTVLKPAVHRPGFDVALLALYYTQTRTVFYRCNKLDGSCPFYVSVCSSRACPNCKLGTMTQLATNVSSPPISSDGFVKGAVTYMVMDDLSVKPLSTKSTISLLQKFNVRDVEEKVVSVGNDEAVKLLSCALQSKSVLTDLFFKGVN, translated from the exons ATGGCAAAATCCACAATAAGCTTGAACATCTTCATTGACCCCCAAAGCAAAAGAGTGTTGTATGCCGAGGCCGGCAACGATTTCATCGATTTCCTCGTTAGCATTCTGGGTCAGTCGGTCGGTACTCTCATTGGCCGGTCCCGAAATCCAGAAACAGCAGGCTCATTAGCAAGCCTGTATGAAAGCATAAATGGCCTGAATGAGTCCTATTTTGTACAAAAACACATCAAGGACACCGTTTTGAAACCAGCTGTCCATAGGCCTGGTTTTGATGTTGCTCTGCTGGCCCTCTATTATACGCAGACTCGAACGGTATTTTATAGGTGCAATAAATTAGACGGTTCATGTCCTTTCTATGTTTCTGTGTGTTCAAGCAGAGCTTGTCCAAATTGCAAATTAGGCACAATGACACAGCTTGCGACAAATGTTTCTTCACCTCCAATAAGTAGTGATGGATTTGTGAAGGGGGCGGTGACTTACAtggtgatggatgatttgagtGTGAAGCCATTGTCCACCAAGTCCACTATTAGTTTGCTCCAAAAGTTCAATGTTAGGGATGTGGAGGAAAAAGTGGTGAGTGTGGGCAATGATGAG GCTGTGAAGCTGTTGAGTTGTGCTTTGCAGTCAAAGAGCGTTCTCACTGATCTCTTCTTCAAGGGTGTTAACTGA
- the LOC105170877 gene encoding uncharacterized protein LOC105170877 isoform X3: MTQLATNVSSPPISSDGFVKGAVTYMVMDDLSVKPLSTKSTISLLQKFNVRDVEEKVVSVGNDEAVKLLSCALQSKSVLTDLFFKGVN, from the exons ATGACACAGCTTGCGACAAATGTTTCTTCACCTCCAATAAGTAGTGATGGATTTGTGAAGGGGGCGGTGACTTACAtggtgatggatgatttgagtGTGAAGCCATTGTCCACCAAGTCCACTATTAGTTTGCTCCAAAAGTTCAATGTTAGGGATGTGGAGGAAAAAGTGGTGAGTGTGGGCAATGATGAG GCTGTGAAGCTGTTGAGTTGTGCTTTGCAGTCAAAGAGCGTTCTCACTGATCTCTTCTTCAAGGGTGTTAACTGA
- the LOC105170878 gene encoding uncharacterized protein LOC105170878, translating into MDIQRNLLLNWTYFHQEKSMDELRQTLLLTMELEDTRMKAQEELKMRDEQISQLKELLNRAIKERDEAQEHCQKVLFEKLLLQQQLQYSGGSSVEDDHKRGMDGFSSSDCDESIVSSPHHLPPPPAESEPELPIVLDRPLPEKGKLLQAVMKAGPLLQTLLLAGPLPQWRHPPPPLDSYQIPPPPVAVPPPVSFHSNICVSFVT; encoded by the exons ATGGATATTCAGAGAAACCTTCTGCTCAACTGGACTTACTTCCACCAAGAAAAG AGCATGGATGAGCTGAGGCAAACGCTTCTGCTGACAATGGAGCTCGAAGATACACGAATGAAAGCTCAAGAGGAGCTTAAAATGAGAGACGAACAGATCTCCCAACTCAAAGAGCTTCTCAACAGAGCCATCAAAGAGAGGGACGAAGCCCAAGAACACTGTCAGAAAGTTCTGTTCGAGAAGCTGTTGCTGCAGCAGCAGCTGCAGTATTCCGGGGGTTCAAGCGTTGAAGATGATCACAAACGGGGAATGGACGGCTTTTCCTCCTCAGATTGTGATGAAAGCATCGTTTCATCACCACACCACCTGCCGCCGCCGCCGGCAGAGTCTGAACCCGAGTTGCCTATAGTTCTGGACAGGCCGCTGCCGGAAAAGGGTAAGCTTCTGCAAGCAGTGATGAAAGCGGGACCACTGCTGCAGACCCTCCTCCTGGCCGGGCCCCTGCCACAGTGGCGCCACCCTCCACCACCGCTCGACAGCTACCAGATTCCTCCGCCGCCGGTTGCGGTCCCACCACCAGTGTCATTCCACAGCAACATCTGTG TCTCTTTCGTCACATAA